ttttttttgattggtAATGTCCCGCCAGTCAATAGCAACTGATGGTACTCTTTATTGTTCTATTACTCATATAgcaactttaacaattttttggcCTTAGGGATAATGTATACAAACATGTTGCTGCGGGGAATGGCTTaacttatattaatttaatctaGATAAATGATAACCGTTACATAGCTTAATGTATAGGGACATATGTTCCTAAGCGATTATAGTTTTCACAGTTTTAGAGTCTTGAGTATTGGCTGTATCTTAGTTTAGGTTTGAATACAATTGGTAACAGTTTTAGAGTATTGAGTATCTTTAGTTAAGGTTTAGGTATTATTGGATTTTAGTCTTAATTAAGTGGTGATCGTATTTAATATCTTTAGTTTAGCGTTAAGGGGGTTTATCTAAGGTAATTTAGGGATACAATataacttatatttattgttttatttttatgtttagtgCATGTTTTAATATgttctaaaatttaatttaaatgaactgCAACTCTGCCGCTATCAAAAATTGGTAAcgctaaaagaaaataacgtTTGACTGTGCGTTTAATTCGGTGGCAAGGATAGTAGGAAGCATgttttaatgagttttaaatgagatgaatttaatttgaaattatttaattggctgatggaaaatattactttggtggctggtttgtgtgtgttacttaaatttcttttatatatttatgttaatagaATGTGTGGTAGCCTATTCCATTATAGTGGAAGTGGAAATAGGCTTCAGGTACATTGGTATTTTGCGCGTTGGAGTTATCGATACATGTCGGTAATTCACAATGTGAAGTGGTGTCAGTATAATAGGGTCAAATGTAGAAGTAAATTTTTATGtggtgttttattattattattatttttttgtatttttattttttatttatttgttttatattttacgtgttttcaatttaaattttatttattttttgagttAATTGGAGTGGCCTCTTTTCACTGCAGTGAAAGCTGACAAAAGCTAAAAGGCACGCTTTCAGTGCTGAGAtgtaatttattgaaagttAGAGGTTGGCACATAGAGCATAAATAAGGTGAAGTGCAAATAGGAGAGATTcattagtattatatttatttataattgtttattaatttattagttaaattttattagttagaaaaagatttatttattagaatttattgGATGCTACTATTTTACTGCAATGGAAGTGGAAACAATCAGTGAAAATACGCTTGCAGCTCTGTGCTAGgtagttatcgataaattgtgGAGGTTGGTAcatgaatattaatgaatgtaaacaaaagcaCAGAGTAAGTAATTTGCAATACTCAACCTcgtattattgttttgtattaatttattaagattttaattagtttaattaatgtagtttagttttattaatgtattgtgacctttatatttattgattgtgttcttttgttttgcagatgGCGTGCCAGGACTGTGGATCAGGAGAGATGCAGGGTAAGTACGAGAGTATTATAGATGTAATACAAGctagttaataatttattttccgATTGCAGAAGATGTGATGTACAGGCGAGACAGCGGACGGACCGAACAGAGTACTGCTACAGACGCAGTGTGAGTagatttgttttgattaagaTTTGAcatgttaattttattcagCAGGTTCATTGCAAATGCTGTGAACTTTGAGGTTTAGGTTGTAgatgtaaattgtatttgtttttatatatattattaattatatttctgttctttatatttattgattgtttCTTGCAATTTCAGATGGTGCAAGAACAGAATGGCATAATGGAGTGGCAGTTCGGAGACCAGGCCATGCAGCGAGCGCATGCACGTGGTATGATATTGTGAATTTTGAGATTTAATTTGTAGATGTAGTTATCTATATTGAGAaatgttatgtttatatttgaatttatttacttaaatattttgttatatgtatttattgaatGTGTTCTTATGATTGCAGGTGGTGCGTTAGAAGGCTATCCAGGAGAGGAGAAGGGTAAGTACTATTAATGTTGTGTGGCAATCTAATTaatctattttttgttttgcaggtTTTATGCTGCACAAAGAGACGGCGAGTGGACCCCTGAAACATACGCAAGGTAAGTAGTGGAATTTTGTTGAAGTTTTAACATGTTTGTTTGCAGTGTCGCAGTGATTTAGAAATTTTATAAGTTGgagttttgttattaatattaatgtattataTGGTTTGTTTAATCATTGTGTTCTTTTATTTGCAGGTGGTGTGTTGGAGCGATGGGCCGGGGGAGGCATATGGTAAGTACGAGCGAATTGTAGTTATATGGCAATTTagttaatgtatttatttttatttttttttttttttttttaattccagGTAAGATTGTATGTAAGCAGACGGCAGAAGAATTGTACGAAAACATCACAATTAattgagagcagcagcaagctgctcaaataaatttgaaggATGAAAAATAAGATGACAGTGTTATTATTTTGGCTGATGGAAAATAATTTGGCTCTCAATGGGCCAATGGGCTAAGATATCTGGATGTGTTGTTTGAGACTCGGTGATAAGTGACTGTGtgctgtttattttgtttaaaggTGTAATTGTGTTTTATAGTTAAGTTTTAATTGTGTGTTGGCGAggtgtattttgtgttgtgtttgtagAGTTAGTCTGTTGTCATGTAGTTTGTCAGTGGACTTTGTACCGGCAAACATTAGTGTATGTacaattgtttcatttttgtttgatgtGTCATAAGTTGGTAGTGTTGTTGTGgttagtttcagtttttgtgtTAGTTGTGTGGTGTGAGTTAGTCGTTCTGGTGTAGTCTAATGCGGCCTCGTTACTATGACCATCATAATGTCTATATTGTGTAGTTAGATAATAGCTTTTAAATtcttatgttttgttttcaacgCCTCAGGATTTtcaatatgatatatttaatttgttgaaggGGCAGAGTTGCAGTTGTGTTTATGAATATTAGTGACTAGTGAGTTTCTTTTGATTTGGGGTGGTTGTAGACTGGGCTGGCATATTTCTCGCGCATGAGTGACGTAAGGATGGAGTAGACAGttttttgataaattgttTACCTTTTCTTCTAACACCCTTCGAGATCTCCACCGATCTCTGAAGGGCCAGAAGAATTTCGCAGGGTGAGGcattgctgctttgctgctgttgagtcTGCTCGTCCTCTTGCTGACGTGGATGCTGGAACTGCTGATGTTGCCGATGTTGATGCTGCCGGAGTTCAGAAGGCTGCTTAGTATTATTGGCTGGTGTCATCACTTTACTAATTGTCTTCTTTTGCAGGTTGTGTTGGATTGGCTGCTGATGCTTGCTGATACGACCAGGTGCAGCTGACAGGGGCGCAGTCTCGTGTACCGGGCTGCGGAGAACTGCGCTGTACGTTGGTCTGTTGTTGGCTTCTGGGATCGAGGCAGTAGCTTTGCATTGAGCTTGCAAGCTGTTCCCCTGTGGCTGGAGGCGGAGGCGTCTGGAGTCGGCGcgctggctgttgttgctgctgcatgtgcTGGAGTTGGTTTCGGAGATTGTTCAATTTGGCCTGGTGCATCTGGCGGGAATGGAGTAATTTGCTTCTGGCTTCCTTGAACGATGGGCAGCCTTTGTAGCTGCTGATGTGACTGCCCTTGCAGTTGGCACACTTGGACGCCTCATCTCTGCTTTTTTGGCAAGTGGTCGTTGGATGGCATCCGGCACActtcatacatacaaatgGACGACGGCAATAGTTTTTTGGTGTGACCAAAAACTTGGCATCGGTGGCATTGGGCAGGATCCGTTGGCTTTGCCTGCCTCTCGACTTTTATAACCTGGGGAcccagaagctgaagctgcaggATCTTTAAGTGTGAGCCATCGCTTTTCGGCTCAATTTCCACTTCAAACAGGTTGTATGGCTTGTTTgtaaagttgtttttaatgGCCCTGATGAATCTGGATTTGTAGCCAATTTCAGCGAGCTTTTGCCGTGATCCATTCAGTAGGAGTGTGGTGTGGTGCAGGTGCCTGATGACTACGCGCAGGCCCCTGTCTTTCCTCATTTGGTGGGAATACAAGTGTGTTCCAGCTTCATTTAAGGTTTGAGAATGGCGTTGTAAGTACTTTGGCAGCTGC
This window of the Drosophila albomicans strain 15112-1751.03 chromosome 2L, ASM965048v2, whole genome shotgun sequence genome carries:
- the LOC117565117 gene encoding uncharacterized protein LOC117565117 isoform X6; this encodes MHIWRNGREYVFLIDGVPGLWIRRDAGRCDVQARQRTDRTEYCYRRSMVQEQNGIMEWQFGDQAMQRAHARGGALEGYPGEEKGFMLHKETASGPLKHTQGGVLERWAGGGIW
- the LOC117565117 gene encoding uncharacterized protein LOC117565117 isoform X8, which codes for MVQEQNGIMEWQFGDQAMQRAHARGGALEGYPGEEKGFMLHKETASGPLKHTQGGVLERWAGGGIW
- the LOC117565117 gene encoding uncharacterized protein LOC117565117 isoform X7, which encodes MSRQSIATDDGVPGLWIRRDAGRCDVQARQRTDRTEYCYRRSMVQEQNGIMEWQFGDQAMQRAHARGGALEGYPGEEKGFMLHKETASGPLKHTQGGVLERWAGGGIW
- the LOC117565117 gene encoding uncharacterized protein LOC117565117 isoform X4, producing the protein MHIWRNGREYVFLIDGVPGLWIRRDAGRCDVQARQRTDRTEYCYRRSMVQEQNGIMEWQFGDQAMQRAHARGGALEGYPGEEKGFMLHKETASGPLKHTQGGVLERWAGGGIW
- the LOC117565117 gene encoding uncharacterized protein LOC117565117 isoform X5 codes for the protein MHIWRNGREYVFLIDGVPGLWIRRDAGRCDVQARQRTDRTEYCYRRSMVQEQNGIMEWQFGDQAMQRAHARGGALEGYPGEEKGFMLHKETASGPLKHTQGGVLERWAGGGIW